TGATTTTTTGTTTTAGGCCTGTTTTCCGGAAAACAGGCCTAAAACAAAAAATCTCCCTATAAAATAAGAATGGCGGGTTTAATGAAAAAATAGAGGAGGAAAACATCCTATGGAGCGCTGGCCGCTTTTAAGGAATTATTTAGATGTTAAATATTGTTGAAAATCAATCAGTTGCGGAATAGCTCTAAGAAGATGGGAATGAAAGGGTAATAAAAAGAGGCATTTCTGAGACTTTTGGGGCAAGTTGGCAAAGTGTTTGTATCTAAATATTCCAGAATGCGTTCAAGCACCTAAATTCATTGCCAAGGCTTAGAAGAGCGGTATTCAGATTTTTTTACTTAGTCAAACAAAAAAATCTGAGCGGAATTTAAAAGTTGGCACGGGACTTGCAAGATGCACAGTACATGAGTAAAAATTTACAAACTCTAAAAAACAGTTTTATGAAAAAGCTAAGTTTAATATTCAGCCTGATTTTCTTAGTGTCTGTTGCTTTCAATAACGCTCAGGCTCAAGATAGAAAGTGGAGCCCTCAAGCTAAAGGTGCGGTGATTGGAGCCGGTACCGGAGCTGCTGCAGGTGCCATTATCCATAAAAGAAACCGTGTAGTAGGTGGTGTGGTAGGTGGAGTTGTTGGTGGAGCCGCCGGTTACGGTGTTGGTAAAATCATTGACAACAAACAGAAAAGAGCCGCCGCTGAACGCGAAGCTGAATTCAACAGAACTGTAGCGGCTAACAGAGCCTATGCTTATAACTCATCTTCCAGAAAATCTTCTGGTTCATCCAGAAAATCTTCTTCCTCAGCGGCCAAAACTGCTGCGGTAGCTGCTCCGGCCACAATGGCTTACACTGGGTATACTGCTGGTCAGCCCCAGATCATGAGCATGTCTAACCTGTCTTTCTTGCCCAACGAAGACTACGGTGACTATTCAAAACCGTACGCTGACTCTGAGTACAGAAGAAAAAGCTGGTAAGCTGAAGGCATAAGCCTGATATATATGAAAGCCCAAGCCCTGTGCTTGGGCTTTTTTTATAAGAAAAGTAAAATATTTGAAACTCCTAATATTCAAAGGGAGTATGTGGTTTAGTTATTCACCAAACTCATTTTTATGAAATCATACCTGTTTGTATTCGTATTTGCTGCCTTGCTCTCTTCCTGCTCTAAGATGGAGGATAAAAAGGAGCCGGTGAACGTGCAGCAATTAAACCAACAATTTGTAGGGGCTTGGAACAGCAGAAACTCAGCCCAATTAGATACACTCCTGGCCGAAGACGTGCACTTTGTACAAGGCGAGGTTCATTACAGCGGTAAATCTGAGGTTTCTCAGAAATGGGTACGCGAAACTATGGGTACCATTGAAAACCTGAAGACGTTTCCGGTAAGCTCTGGCGCCGATGAGAACATTGCCTATGAAGGCGGTACCTTCTCTGTAGACGTGATCCCCAACGACCGCAACCTGCCAAGAGGCGAAGGAAAAGGAAACTTCCTGCTGCTCTGGAAGAAAAACGACAAAGGCGCCTGGAAACTACACTATGCCCAGTTGGAAGACCATCCGGTGCAGGTAAGACGCTAGTCAATAACCGTATTTAGTAGAAAAGGCCTGGAGGGAAACCTCTAGGCCTTTTTGTTTGATAGTAAAGTTGGTAGATATTGAGAAAGCTGGAGGAGGAAAGTAGCTGAAGTAACTGAAGCTGGATAGGTTTACCTTTGAGGGTGGCCAGTTGGAGGTTGAGTGGCTATGACGTTACCGTGTAACTTTGCTACAAAATTTAAATTAGCTAACAGTCGTAATTAGCCTTTCCCTAGGCTTGTCCCCTGACAAGCCAATCGGTTTTGGTTGATGTGGTAGGAGTTAATTTCGGCCTGTCAGGGGACAGGCCGAGGAGGAAAGAATAGGAGTAAGGCGCTTCCCATTGGTTCTGTAGGGACAGGTCTCAACCTGTCCAGATCTGCCCGGAAAGAGTCAGTAACTACATCATAAAAGCGGAAGTTCGTTTTGAGCCCGTTTTGCCCAAAACAGCCTCAAAACAGATTGATCTGCGCTAGCTCACCATTTTTAAACTATAAGAGGCCGCAGTAAGGGAAAAGTAATGGAGTGATTTGCCCTTATTACATGACCTATTCCCCCACCTGGTTTACACTTGTTTTCTCAAAAACAGCCTATAAACAGCAAAGGCCCCGCATGCGGGGCCTTTGCTGTTTATAGTAGTGCACTAAATTACACTGAGAAGCTATCGCCGCAGCCGCAGGTACGGCTAGCGTTGGGGTTATTGAAGTAGAAGCCTTTGCCGTTCAGGCCATCAGAGAAATCCAATTCAGTACCGGCCAGGTAAAGGAAGCTTTTCATGTCTACCACTACCCGTACGCCTTTGTCTTCAAACTCCTGGTCCATGGGCTTTACTTCGTCATCAAAGTCAAGCTGGTAAGACAGGCCTGAGCAGCCGCCTCCGGCTACAGAGGCTCTCAAACGGAAGCTGTCATCTATGTTAGAATCCTTCTTCAGCTTCTCTACTTTTTCTTTCGCTTTTTCAGAAACGGTAATCATACGCGTATCCTCCTTTCTTTTATCTAAGAGACGGGGTTAAGCACCACACTAAAAACGGTAATGGTGTTAATGTCCCGGCCATAATATAGTTTATCCAATGCATCATACATGTTGGTCGCCCGGAAGTAGGAGGTGTTCAGTTCCCGCTCCCCCTTGGCCATCCACTGGATGGTAAAGGAGCTTTCCTGATCCCTTGCCTGCCGAACGTAGTCCAACATTTTCCGGAGCGCATCTATCCGGTCATACCCCGTTTCTGTATGGAACAGAAACGATTGGTGGTGACGCGGGTTCACCGTGATAAGATCTAGCCGCATCTTGTCGTCCATGGGCCGGAAGTCAAACAACAATTGGCTTCCCTCCATGCCCAGATGGTCTTCTATCTGCTTCTGGATCCGTGCGCTCTCCACGTGCACATTGGTGTTTACCTCCATTGCGCTCGTGTAGGTCTTAGTGGTGTGACTTGGCTTCTACCAATGGCTCCATTCCGTTTTTCACGCGGTAGTCATTGATGGCAGATTTGATGGCGTCTTCGGCAAGCACAGAGCAGTGAATTTTCACCGGCGGTAAAGCCAGCTCTTCCACAATCTCCATGTTGTCAATAGCCAGAGCCTCATCTACGGTCTTTCCTTTCAACCACTCAGTAGCCAAAGAAGAAGACGCGATAGCAGAACCACAACCGAAGGTTTTGAACTTGGCATCTGTGATCACCTGGTTCTCATCTACCTCAATCTGCAGACGCATAACGTCACCACACTCAGGGGCACCTACTAAACCGGTACCCACGTTTGATTTTGATTTGTCTAGCGTACCTACGTTACGTGGGTTGCTGTAATGATCTATTACTTTATCTGAATAAGCCATGGCTTTTTTAAATTACGAATTAATAATTATGAATTAAGAATCAGGGGTAAATAACTAATATATACGCTTTTATGGTGCCAGCGATAATTCTTATTTATTAATTCCCCATTCTTAATTAAGTCTTAGTGTTCTGCCCACTCTACTGAGTCAAGGTCGATGCCTTCTTTGAACATTTCCCACAGCGGGCTAAGTTCACGCAGTTTGGTCACGGCCTCTTTCACGTGATTGATGGCAAAATCCACTTCTTCCTGAGTAGTGAAACGACTCAAGCCGAAGCGCAGGGAAGAGTGTGCCAGGTCATCGCTCATGCCCATGGCCTTCAATACATAAGAAGGCTCCAGGGAAGCAGACGTACAGGCAGAACCAGAAGAAACGGCAATGTCTTTCACGCCCATCATCAAGCCTTCACCCTCAACGTATTTGAAAGAGATGTTGCTCACGTGCGGAAGGCGGTGCTCTTTATTACCGTTCAGGTAAGACTCTTCCATTTGCAGAAGTTCGGTCTCCAGGTAGTCACGCATGGCTTTGATCCGCTTGGTATCAGATT
This Rufibacter radiotolerans DNA region includes the following protein-coding sequences:
- a CDS encoding glycine zipper domain-containing protein, producing the protein MSKNLQTLKNSFMKKLSLIFSLIFLVSVAFNNAQAQDRKWSPQAKGAVIGAGTGAAAGAIIHKRNRVVGGVVGGVVGGAAGYGVGKIIDNKQKRAAAEREAEFNRTVAANRAYAYNSSSRKSSGSSRKSSSSAAKTAAVAAPATMAYTGYTAGQPQIMSMSNLSFLPNEDYGDYSKPYADSEYRRKSW
- a CDS encoding YybH family protein yields the protein MKSYLFVFVFAALLSSCSKMEDKKEPVNVQQLNQQFVGAWNSRNSAQLDTLLAEDVHFVQGEVHYSGKSEVSQKWVRETMGTIENLKTFPVSSGADENIAYEGGTFSVDVIPNDRNLPRGEGKGNFLLLWKKNDKGAWKLHYAQLEDHPVQVRR
- a CDS encoding HesB/IscA family protein codes for the protein MITVSEKAKEKVEKLKKDSNIDDSFRLRASVAGGGCSGLSYQLDFDDEVKPMDQEFEDKGVRVVVDMKSFLYLAGTELDFSDGLNGKGFYFNNPNASRTCGCGDSFSV
- the iscU gene encoding Fe-S cluster assembly scaffold IscU; amino-acid sequence: MAYSDKVIDHYSNPRNVGTLDKSKSNVGTGLVGAPECGDVMRLQIEVDENQVITDAKFKTFGCGSAIASSSLATEWLKGKTVDEALAIDNMEIVEELALPPVKIHCSVLAEDAIKSAINDYRVKNGMEPLVEAKSHH